From the genome of Candidatus Tectomicrobia bacterium:
GCCGATCAGCGGGATGATGGGCCCCACGATCCGCCGCGCGATGTCGATGCTGACGCAGGTGATGAGGCCCGCCGCGATCACCAGCGGAGTGGGGACCGGTCCGCCGATCCGTGACTGGAGGGCCACGTTGTTCGACATCCACCAGAGGACGGAGCCCGTGATGGCGGCCAGGTAGATCCAGTCCGAGAGGGCGAGCCGCTCGGGGATCTCGTCCCGGTTCGCCTCCCGCCAGTAGAGGGCGGCCCCCCCCAGGAGGCCCGCGGCGAAGGCCGAGAGCGCCCCCTTGCCCGCGAACTGGTCCCACATCGGGACGGGGTCGAAAAAGAGCCAGAAACCGAGGAGGACGACCAGGCCGCAGGCCGTGGCGAGGGCGCCCAGGTGGAAGAACTCGTCCAGCCAGCTGAACCCCAGGCGGAGGGAGGTCAGCCTCCCCTTGTAGTACAGAAGGCAGAGGAGGGCGATGCCGAGGATGAAGGCGCCCTTGAAGATCTCCTCGACCGGGGGGCCGAAGAAGGATACGTGGACGAAGAAGTAGGAGAAGGCCACGGCCAGGAGCGAGGTGACGATGCGGGCCGGGCCCTCCAGCCTGCGGGGGGTGACCACGCCCTCCGCGACGAGGCCGATCTTGATGAGAATCTCCAGGAAGCGCTTGAACATGGCTCCCCAAGCTCGGGCGAGAGAGAGGCGCGCAAGCCTCGTCATGAAAGAGGGGGGCGGCGGGGCGCCGCCCCCCTCAGCAAGCGTGACGCTTGGGCCGGATGGCCTAGAAGCCCTTCACGACTTCTGCCGGCACCTTGGTTCCGCGCTCCTTCCAGTACCGGGCGGCCGCCGGGTGGACGAGTATCTTGTTGGCCTTCAGGGGATCGAAGTCCCCGCTCAGGTCCTTCCAGTAGCTAGCGGCCTTGGAGAGCTGCTTGAGGTTCGCCGGGTCGGCGACCGTCTTGAGCATGTCGTAGATGGCCTGCTCGGACATGGACTTGTGGGCGATCCACCAGACGTCGTAGGCGATGCTGCGGGCGGGCGTGGTCACCCCCTTCACCTCTTTCTGGGGCGGGATGGTGATCGGGGAGTAGAACTTGAACTTGTCCGTGATCTTATTCTGCTCCGCCTCGCTCATGCTGACGTAGCGGACGGGCTTCTGGATCGAGAGCTGGGTGAGCGCGGGGATGACGAAGGGAACCCCCGCCGAGCAGAAGACGTCGATCTGCCGGTCGCCGAGGGCCCGGGCCGACTCAGCGAAGCCGAGGTAGCGGGCGTCGATCTTGTCCATCATGCCCAGGGCTTCGAAGATATTCACGCAGTTGACGCTGCTGCCCGAGCCGCGGTTGAGGAGGCTCACCTTCTTCCCGGCCATGTCGGCGTAGGACTTGATGGGACTGTCCGCCAGGACGGCGATGATCTGGCTCTGGGCCCGCACCTTGGCGACGACCCGGAAGGTCTGCTTGGCGCCGTCCTTCTTGAAGGCGTCCGTGCCGTGCCACTGCTGGTACACCTGGACGATGTGCCCCCACGCCGTGTGGAGCTCGCCCAGGGCCACCTGGCGGACGTTGGCCACCGACCCGCCGGTGGGGGAGTTCTGGAAGTTGTACTTGCTCCCGAGCTGCTTGTTCAGGAGCTGGGTGCCGGCCCCGACGGCGGGGGCCCAGGCG
Proteins encoded in this window:
- a CDS encoding TAXI family TRAP transporter solute-binding subunit, whose translation is MRIARLWILAALAAAALAAAPATAAERYRFGGGPAGGAWAPAVGAGTQLLNKQLGSKYNFQNSPTGGSVANVRQVALGELHTAWGHIVQVYQQWHGTDAFKKDGAKQTFRVVAKVRAQSQIIAVLADSPIKSYADMAGKKVSLLNRGSGSSVNCVNIFEALGMMDKIDARYLGFAESARALGDRQIDVFCSAGVPFVIPALTQLSIQKPVRYVSMSEAEQNKITDKFKFYSPITIPPQKEVKGVTTPARSIAYDVWWIAHKSMSEQAIYDMLKTVADPANLKQLSKAASYWKDLSGDFDPLKANKILVHPAAARYWKERGTKVPAEVVKGF
- a CDS encoding TRAP transporter large permease subunit encodes the protein MFKRFLEILIKIGLVAEGVVTPRRLEGPARIVTSLLAVAFSYFFVHVSFFGPPVEEIFKGAFILGIALLCLLYYKGRLTSLRLGFSWLDEFFHLGALATACGLVVLLGFWLFFDPVPMWDQFAGKGALSAFAAGLLGGAALYWREANRDEIPERLALSDWIYLAAITGSVLWWMSNNVALQSRIGGPVPTPLVIAAGLITCVSIDIARRIVGPIIPLIGSAFLLYNFAPIAKISPGLLYHDGFRTARIAEFLLIESDGLTGLIVEVFANFIVIFVVMGAFLEKTGLGSLFIDFTFRLTGQRTGGPGLTAVVSSGL